A section of the Cuniculiplasma divulgatum genome encodes:
- a CDS encoding Eco57I restriction-modification methylase domain-containing protein, which translates to MIKTRSAKDLFDLFKILGYPESVILDPSSKRKKSDLDFRKEDEERIKEIYSILSFDKNLPVFLLETTTLHPSFVRSVASTFDKQYLQFLLIFTTDYSEISFVFPDKEKIEAGKHKLKLTKLTLDKEDIKSKRDYYSVIQTLANMEYEDKASWREVWRKWKKAFSVERVTKEFFERYKEIFFKLRDELHKQRIPSKESHEFTLQFLNRIMFIYFISKKNWLEKPKFVDWLWSSYKELGKFNSNEFYEEWLKQVFLKAFNNRANEIKGLPDEVVKVISNVPYLNGGLFRENDLDNLKVQISDRMFQKILEFFESYNFTIKEDMPLESEVAVDPQMIGYVYESLANVAEEIYDRNDLGIFYTPRVEVDFMCRRSLVEYLSKNLSEIPKEKFYHLIFDPLEEKDKIENWFEKENLWRKLEDALNNLSVVDPACGSGAFLVGMLNVVSEIYRMVYKRIGSSLTDFALKNRVIQYSLYGVDVMPWAIHAAELRLWLQLIVETEFKKEELRQHPLLPNLNLNLRVGDSLVQEIGGISFNLRTNNLKNHLKRKLEDLKQEKRKYFENSPTAKFKSPEEVKEEEIRLFEEIIDERVESLTTDIQVFEHNIKMARSQKTLAGEQVIDEKKVNENQLRIDSNKEEIEKLRNVKSHLNDPEKKPFVWDIDFAEIFGDKGGFDIVIGNPPYVRHEVISPPNRLKSDVGEDDRKEYKEKLVQSVRARFPVVNSLDLKNDYYIYFYFHGLSLLNEKGTFSFITSNSWLDVGYGWKLQEFLCKYVPILSIYDNPKRSFAHADVNTIIALFGAAEVKQRSLSDWTPGASAGNEKVWPQLRSVAKFVMFKKSFEEVLSPSNLIELDNIKATKRGEEITQLVGNVVETNDYRCFPIVQDDLLEDGWEYPENYNNKRFREGNYGGNNWGGKYLRAPNILYSVLQKGNFRDLETMGKIGTYLNTGGVDKFYFVKVKQRNKATSLILNTEFNEEFEVENKFLQPIIKSSQELSRILIEDKDVKSYIISIPDDENISGMKVNDYIQFGVRKKYNKRSGPSKRKPWWRLPDQARFCTEILFPRNYNDKLEVFYNPTRFIANRFYRLETNKHSSLIIYLNSTLNFLMLELFGRRNLGLGALDIEKPELRKLPILDKDIKFKDHNFFRREVKTIYEELGFNKSIPIREQEPNPLPDRAELDNIIFDELGLTQQERKEVYWSICELVKQRIDKSKSLRE; encoded by the coding sequence GTGATCAAAACCAGGTCTGCAAAAGACCTTTTTGACCTCTTCAAGATATTAGGCTATCCAGAAAGTGTTATTCTAGACCCATCCTCAAAAAGGAAAAAATCGGACTTAGATTTTAGAAAGGAGGATGAGGAAAGGATCAAGGAGATATATTCAATTTTGAGTTTTGACAAGAACTTACCTGTTTTCCTGCTGGAAACAACAACATTGCACCCATCTTTTGTGAGGTCGGTAGCAAGCACCTTCGATAAACAGTATTTGCAGTTTTTATTAATTTTCACAACAGATTACTCCGAAATCTCTTTTGTTTTCCCAGATAAAGAGAAGATAGAAGCGGGGAAACACAAACTGAAGCTGACGAAACTGACTCTTGATAAAGAGGATATAAAGAGCAAAAGGGATTATTACAGTGTTATCCAGACACTTGCAAACATGGAATATGAAGATAAAGCAAGTTGGAGAGAGGTGTGGAGAAAGTGGAAAAAGGCCTTTAGCGTTGAAAGAGTGACAAAGGAATTCTTTGAACGTTACAAAGAGATTTTTTTCAAATTAAGAGATGAATTGCATAAGCAGAGAATTCCCAGCAAGGAATCCCATGAATTTACCCTTCAATTTCTGAACAGGATAATGTTTATTTATTTCATCTCAAAGAAGAATTGGCTGGAAAAGCCGAAATTTGTTGATTGGCTATGGTCTTCTTACAAAGAACTTGGGAAATTTAACTCGAACGAATTCTACGAAGAATGGCTCAAGCAAGTATTTCTAAAGGCGTTTAACAATCGCGCAAACGAGATTAAAGGTCTGCCGGATGAGGTTGTAAAAGTAATCTCAAATGTACCTTACCTGAATGGAGGCTTATTCAGAGAAAACGATCTAGACAACCTAAAAGTTCAGATTAGTGACAGGATGTTCCAAAAAATCCTCGAATTCTTTGAATCCTATAATTTTACAATCAAGGAAGATATGCCTCTTGAGTCAGAGGTTGCAGTAGACCCGCAGATGATCGGTTACGTTTACGAGTCCTTAGCCAATGTTGCAGAAGAGATATATGACAGGAATGACCTTGGAATCTTCTATACTCCTAGAGTTGAAGTAGATTTCATGTGTAGAAGAAGTCTGGTTGAATACCTATCAAAGAACTTGTCTGAAATCCCAAAGGAGAAATTTTACCATTTAATCTTTGACCCACTTGAGGAAAAAGATAAGATTGAGAATTGGTTCGAAAAAGAGAATTTATGGAGGAAATTAGAGGATGCCCTGAACAACTTATCCGTGGTTGATCCTGCTTGCGGATCAGGGGCATTCCTCGTAGGAATGCTGAATGTTGTTTCTGAGATTTATAGGATGGTTTATAAACGCATAGGGAGCAGTCTAACAGACTTTGCCCTGAAGAACAGAGTCATACAATACTCTCTCTATGGTGTAGATGTGATGCCATGGGCAATACACGCAGCTGAACTAAGGTTGTGGCTTCAACTCATCGTGGAGACAGAGTTCAAGAAAGAGGAATTAAGACAACATCCTCTTTTGCCTAACCTGAATCTCAATTTGAGAGTCGGAGATTCCCTTGTTCAGGAAATTGGTGGAATAAGCTTCAATTTAAGAACTAATAACTTGAAGAATCACCTGAAGAGGAAGTTGGAAGACTTAAAACAAGAAAAAAGGAAGTACTTTGAAAACTCACCAACTGCCAAATTTAAGTCGCCTGAAGAGGTTAAAGAAGAGGAGATTCGACTATTTGAGGAAATAATAGATGAAAGAGTTGAAAGCCTTACAACTGATATACAAGTCTTTGAGCATAACATAAAGATGGCAAGGTCTCAAAAAACTCTTGCCGGAGAGCAAGTAATAGATGAGAAAAAAGTAAATGAGAACCAACTAAGGATTGACTCAAATAAGGAGGAAATTGAGAAGCTAAGAAATGTCAAAAGCCATCTGAATGATCCTGAGAAGAAACCTTTCGTCTGGGACATTGATTTTGCTGAAATTTTTGGTGATAAAGGAGGCTTTGATATTGTCATTGGTAATCCGCCATACGTTAGACACGAAGTTATTTCTCCACCTAACAGACTTAAATCCGATGTTGGAGAGGACGACCGGAAAGAGTATAAGGAAAAATTGGTCCAGTCAGTCAGAGCCAGATTTCCCGTAGTCAATAGTTTAGATCTTAAAAATGACTACTATATTTATTTCTATTTTCATGGTTTGAGCCTTTTAAATGAGAAAGGAACCTTTTCCTTCATAACTTCTAATTCTTGGCTTGATGTTGGATACGGTTGGAAGTTACAAGAGTTTCTCTGTAAGTATGTCCCAATACTTTCTATTTATGATAATCCCAAAAGAAGTTTTGCGCATGCTGATGTTAACACGATAATTGCATTATTCGGAGCTGCCGAAGTGAAACAAAGAAGTCTAAGCGATTGGACGCCAGGAGCGAGCGCTGGTAACGAAAAAGTTTGGCCACAACTTAGAAGCGTAGCAAAGTTTGTGATGTTTAAGAAATCATTTGAAGAAGTTCTATCACCTTCTAACCTAATTGAATTAGATAACATAAAGGCAACAAAGAGAGGAGAAGAAATAACCCAGTTAGTAGGAAATGTAGTAGAAACCAACGACTACCGATGTTTCCCAATAGTCCAGGATGATTTACTTGAGGACGGGTGGGAATATCCTGAAAACTATAACAACAAAAGATTCAGGGAAGGTAATTATGGCGGCAATAACTGGGGTGGTAAATACCTAAGAGCACCGAATATTCTTTACTCTGTACTACAAAAGGGAAATTTTAGAGACTTGGAAACCATGGGCAAAATAGGAACGTATCTTAATACTGGCGGAGTCGACAAATTTTACTTTGTGAAGGTGAAGCAAAGAAACAAGGCTACCTCTCTTATCTTAAATACGGAGTTTAACGAAGAGTTTGAAGTGGAAAATAAATTCCTTCAACCAATCATTAAGTCTTCCCAAGAATTGTCAAGGATTTTAATAGAAGATAAAGATGTAAAATCCTATATAATTTCTATTCCCGATGATGAAAACATTTCAGGGATGAAGGTCAATGACTATATACAATTCGGAGTCAGAAAGAAATACAACAAAAGGTCTGGCCCCTCAAAAAGAAAACCGTGGTGGAGACTCCCAGATCAAGCGAGATTTTGCACAGAAATACTATTTCCAAGAAATTACAACGATAAACTTGAAGTCTTTTACAATCCAACTAGGTTTATTGCGAATCGATTTTATAGGCTTGAGACAAACAAGCACTCCTCACTTATCATTTATTTGAACTCTACTTTGAACTTTCTAATGCTTGAATTATTTGGAAGGAGAAATCTTGGTCTCGGTGCCTTAGACATAGAAAAACCGGAGTTGAGAAAACTTCCGATACTGGACAAAGATATAAAATTCAAAGACCACAATTTCTTTAGAAGAGAAGTTAAAACAATCTACGAAGAGCTTGGATTTAACAAATCGATACCAATACGTGAGCAAGAACCTAACCCCCTTCCTGATCGGGCAGAACTTGACAACATCATTTTCGATGAGTTGGGATTAACACAGCAAGAGAGAAAAGAGGTGTATTGGTCAATTTGTGAGCTGGTAAAGCAGAGAATCGATAAATCGAAGAGTTTGAGGGAATAA